The genomic window GTCGCCCGCGTTCATCCAGCTCTTCGACCAGACTTCGATACTTAGACCGAAGCCAGCACACAATGGTCTCGTCTCTCATCCCTGCTCTTGTGCAGAGGCTCTCCACTCCGGTCAATCACTATTGCGGTAAGTTGTTTCCTGCCACCGCCTAAGGCGAGCTTGTCGCAAATTACGGCATGGAATCGCAGCGTCTTCCCAGCGGAACGAAGAAGATTGAAGACGCGATATCGAACCTCCGGTAGGTCGTCCTTCGCATGGAACAGCAATGCAGTTTTTTCCCGTTCGGGACGAAAGGATTCGACTCCAGCAAAGTAGGGGTCTGCGAGCAATTCCTGCCGCAGATCGGTGAGCGCCTTTGCAAGAGAGACAGGCTCCTCCACCTCCAGTTTGCCGATGATGAAGAAACGTGAGCAGCCAGGCGTATCGACGATGGGCTTACCGGAACGATGAAAAAGCGTGGGATCTCCGGCTTCGTCAACGAACAGCCACTGCACTTCAAGTGAGCTTAGCTCTGGTGGTGGAGCGTTGTCGAATAAGTCACTCACGGTTAACTCATCTCAACGGCCAGCCGCCGTGTTTGTCGATTACTTCGTCAATCTCCCGCATGAGTCGAATTGTTTCTGCAAGAGCGACAACGATTTTGTGGTAGTGGGTGATGTCATCCTTCGAGATGATGCGGCCTTTACGGTCCTTCAGCCATTTCTCGCAAACCTGATAGCCGCCGATGCGGAAGTTCCAGACATCCTCTGGCACACCAACAAAGCCCGTGGTTTGCGCCTTATCGAGCCACACGGTGTCATCAGACCATGAGACTTTTTCGACTTCGGGTTTTTCGCTCCCAACAAACTTCGTAAGGTGTTTATTGAGTTTAGGCGATTCCATCAGATGCAGGGACCCAAGTTCACCGCCGAGGTGGGCCAACTCGCGGAAAAGGTCAACGCTCGACGTCAACGGCAGCCGTGGGAAATCGATCTTTAGAAACTCCGCGTAGCGACGCCGGTAGTCAGGACTGTGAAACACCGCGTAGGCGTAGTGGAAAATGTCTTCGGGTGTCAGACTAGCGGGAAAACCAAAATCACCTTTTGTCTTAACACCAAGCTTTTGCGCCCATGAAAGCAATACCTTCGAATTGAAATTGGGCCTAAGTCCATTCCCAGAAAGCTCCGCTTGTCGAGAATCCCGATCGTCTGCGAGGTAGAGTGGGAAAACTGTGCAGCTTCGCGAAGACTCGGCGGTCTTCATTTCGACGAGAAACTTCGAGACGAACACTGCATCGAAAACGCCAGTGGCTTGGATGCGGGCGGTAAGTAGGGCGACATTGCGATGCAGCATGTGGCGGAGCGTTGGATACTTGGAATCGCCCTTTTCGATTATCGCTGGGTTGTAATAAATCCAACGGTGGTCAAATGGCCGGTAAGTGAGGCGCTGGATGAAGTTTGGAACCTCGTCCGCCTTGATTTTGGATTGAGCGACTGTGAGTTTCCAATGAGGGGTATCGGCGATGCCATAGCGCTTTCGCAAGAGGTCTAAATTACGCTCAGAGGCAATGTCAGCCATTCGGGCGATCAACGTCTTCTTGTCGTAATCAATGACAATGCCGTCCCGATGGGTTTTCACCCCGCACGAGTTGACAGCCATAAAATCGTCAAGCGACGGACAATCTTGGTACTCGATCAAGTTTGAATCATTGAATGGAACCAAGAAATACCGTGGGTCGCTGGGACGTATGTCGGTCCATTTCCGATGCGAGATTGGGTGCAGCGCTAGGTCATCGTATTTCTCGTTTCGGTTGCCCCAAAGATCACTGTGGCGAACTGCATTGGCCGAATTTTTGGCCACGGAGCAAAACCCAATGGAGACAGCAACGCCCTGCTGAATGTCGAAGACGTTTTCATTGCTTTTTCCCGCTGGACTTTGTTCGCCGATGTTCGAGTCGCCGTGGAGATCGAGGAGGAACATTGAATTGAACTGGCTGAGCAGCTCCTTCCGAACCCCACGGTGAATTACACCTTTCAGATATCCATGGTTGGTAATCATTCCCCAAACACCGCAGTTCGGCGCTTCCAATAAGTGCTGACTGAGGCGGATGAATTTTAGATAGTCATCTGCGAGAGCCACTAGACCTTGCTCGCCGCGAACGTGCTTCTTGTAGTCGGCCATTAGCGCATCAATGAACGGGTTGAAGTTGGCGCTGGTTACTGAATACGGCGGGTTCCCAATGACCACGGTAAAGCGTTTGTACCATTTGACTTCATTGACGGCAGCGGCTTCGTGGGCCAGGGCGTCGAAGCCAATTTGTGGGAGCTGCTTTACTTTTGGCTCTAGTGCGTTGGTGAGATAGATGTGTGCACGTTCTTTGCTGCCAAAGCGGTAGCCGGTCTCGGCGAGCTTGAGGCCAATCTTAATATGTGCGATGGCATAGGGAGCCATCATTAGCTCATAGCCGTACAGGCGCGGAAGAAGGTGTTCCGGTACATAGGCGTTCCACGCAGCATGTTGCTGTGCTGTGGTAAGCCCTTGGCTATTCCATTTTGCAGTAAGAGTGCGGTGAATAACGTCAATAACTTCAACGAGGAAAGTGGCGGTACCGGTGGCCGGATCGAGAACTTGGACGAAAGGTTCATCAGGGTTAATAGTGCGCTTTTCTCCAGGTTCGTCGGTGAGGAGTGGAAGTTTCAAATCAGGATGACGCTTGAGCATTTCACTCCAAGTGATGATAGGGGCGAGACCGTCTTCGAGACCGAACTCAGTTTGCAGGAGTTCGTGGACACTGCGGACGATATAAGAGACGACGGGTTGCGGCGTGTAGAAAACGCCGCGTTCAACTTTGCGCTTCTTGTCGTATTGCTTAAGGAAGTCTTCGTAGAAGTGAATGACCGGATCTTCCCCGCGGCGGAGGTCGCCGAAATTGCGCAGCACGGCGTTCAAGTTCGTATCAGGGCTGTTCAGCACTCCGATGACTTCCTGAATACCTAACTCGTCGAAGTCGAGCTTGCCTCGTCGTCCGCCGACCGTGAGAAACGTGGATAGCATCTCTCGCAGGAAGGGATTCGTAGGTGGCACTACGTCGACCAAGTGTTCAGCAAGAACTACAACCTCAGCGTCGGGCGTGGTGCGGGAAACGGCTGCGGAAAACAGCCCATAGGTAATTGTCTGAGCGTACATGTCGGCGAAGTCGTCTTCGTCCAGGTCGTGGATCAGGGACTCCTGAAATGCGGTGTAGAGCTTTCGTAACTGGCCCTGCTCTGTTTCGATGTCGAGTACCTGTTTTGCCTTCTGACGAATCGACTGGGCAAGTACAGCTAACCGGACAGCAAGGTCCCGAGCTGTAGAAATTACCTCGCGAGGTCGCAATGTGAACGCGGACGACCACTGCCGACGCCAAGCTTCCAGATCTTTGGTGTCGTCTGGCCAGCGTAGCCACTGGTGTAACTGATGGTTAACATGCTGGAGATTGAGGTGCGTGTCGAGTTCATCCCAGCCGAGGACTTTGAGGGTAGGGAGATCGCGGCTATTCGCTCCTTCTGAAAAATGCGCAAGTGTGATCTGACGGTCGCCTTCTTCGCCGAACGCCGAAATGAAAAGCAGGTCGTGCTTGTCCCACGCTGTGCGTTCCGATTTGTTGGCCGAGTCGCGTTTCCGTACGACCAAATTGCCGAGAATCTTACGCAGAGCAACAATAGGCAGTCGTTTAGGTTTGAAATCGATAAAGAAAATAGCCCAGGTTGATTCATCACCAAAGGCCGAAGCTGTTTGATCTTGCTATCACCGATCTTTTTAGTGTACTCCTCCTTCAAGCCAAGTTCCTCAGGTTCGTATTCGAAAGTGAGGTCATCGCAATAATCAGTGTCAATTGGCCATTCGAGTTCATCATGCAGGTATTTGACGAGTGACGGAAAAGTCTTGATAGAGCGAAGACGTGCGAGATCGACAGTGCTCACAACAGCCCCCTTTAGCTGAGTTCCATCCATGCTCGAAGAATCGGTTTCACCCCAATCGGAGCCTGGACCTGCTTCAGGTACGTGTTCTTGATGTGCTTCTCCAATTTTGCCCGGATGTCAGACAGTGTCTCGTTCGGCATGTCGTGTTTACGCGGTGTCTCTGGCGTGCTGCGAATCAAGCCAATAACCTCTGTTGGTTCATCGGCAATCTTGCCGGTCGCAAGATCATAGAGATACCACTTCACGCTGCCAGCTTCTTCGGTCCACACGCTTGCGTCGGCTCGCTCTTCGTCTTGCACTCTGGCTCCCGGAGCGGGAAGCGCGAAACAAAAGAACACGGCTTGCGTGTTTGCGGCAGGATGAGGTTTACCACTGAACACTCGTCCTGGAAGTGCATCGAGTCTCGCTGGCAAGTCTGGGTAGTCGTTCAAGAGTTGCTGGTATTCCAAGTGCATATCCTCGGACGGTGAAGTTGTGCCCTCGTAAGCTTCGATGAAGTCTTTCAATGCTTCATAATCATCCTGAGGCGAGAGGAGTTTCTTTCCTTCGATGCCGAAGGTTTTGGAAATACGTAATGTCTTATGTGAGACCCGCTGGTACAGTCTCAGTAACTCATCGAGTTCGTCTGGCGGTAAAAAGTTCCAGTATGCAACTCGACCTCGTAAGGGTTTTTGATCAGGATGATCAGCAAGAATCCGGGCTTCGATTTCCGGGTTCATCCTTCGGTCCACACGACCAATCCGTTGCATCAGGCGGACAGGGTTCCAATGTAACTCATAGTTAATAAGCCGAGTAGCGTCCTGCAGATTCAACCCTTCCGAAAGCACATCTGTCGAGATGAGGACACGGGTTTCAGCCAGTCCTTCCTCCGCAAGCAGGGTGCTCGATGTTCCGTTATAATACGGGGCAAATTGACGAATGATGTCCCCCCGGTCTCGGTTCACCTGGCTGTCAACTTCATCAATGCCAGTGATACTAGCGTTTATTAATTGCTGTTTGAGGTAACGCGCAGTGTCCATGAATTCGGTGAAGATCAGAACCTTATGCTTTTTGAGAACTGGATCGGTTTTCAGTAGTTTGATGAGCGCCTTAAGTTTGTCGTCGTGCGATGGCTTGAACTTCTTCAGCTCGTCGAGGAATTCTGCCAATTGATCAAGGTCCAGGAAAGTTTCCGCAAGGATTTCCTCGACCTTGAACTCGTTACGGTTGAGCGCCTCTATGGATTCGAGTAGTTCCTCGGGGATGACATCTTCTTCGTCCCACTCTCCTTCAACTTCTCGGAATTCACTCTGTTTTTCTCGGACATAGTCGATCACTTCCTTGTGTTGACGAGTCCAACGGTCCAATCGCTGCTTTTCAGCCTCGGTCTGACTATGCTTAGTGACCCAAGCCAGGAGCTTGAGGAGGAGCGCCTGGCAAGACATATCGAACGACTGCGCTGAGCTTTCAAATCGCTTCAAGAATTGTGTGCGGATGAGGCCGACTACCTCTCGTTGCCGTCCTTCTTCCAAAGGGTTAATCGATGAGTCCGAGCCCTTGTAATACGCAAGCGGATAGTAGATCGCCAGAGAAAATAACGGCTTTTCCTTCGAGAACGCGGCTTCCAACATCGATAGGAGCCGACCGTAGGTCCTTTTGACTGAGTATTCAGCGACCTTGGGATCTTCGCGTTGAGGGAACATCGCGAGGGAACCACCATGTTGTAGTTGACTCTTTTTCACGTAAGCGCGACTGCGCTGAACGACTAAGGAGCGGAAAAGCGCGTCATTCACCAGCACCTGCTCGGCCTCGGCAAGATTGATTTCTACCCCGTTCAGTGAATGATTTTGCTGGAAGATAAGTCGCTCCAATTCTTTCTCCATCTTACGGAAATGGCCGGGTAGCGAATGAATGCCTAAAGGAGCGTCCTTGAAATAGTCAGCCTGACGCCGGGAGAATAGTTCCATCATATGCTGAAGGTCGGTCAGGCGGTTGTTCACCGGAGTAGCAGTCAACAGGAACATCGCCTTTCCTTCGGCGATGTCATACAGTTGCCAGTAGCGGGATTGTCGCTCTCCTGCTTCCCCGCGCACGCCGGTATTACGAAAATGGTGCGCTTCATCGATGACAATGACGTCCGCCATCTCTCGGATGCGTTCGAGCCGGTCAGGGAACTCTCCGCCACGCAGAAGATCGGTGTGATTGAAAACGACCACGTTGCTAAAGTCACCAAAAAGGTGAGGCAGGTATCTCCGCAACTCTTTTTCCCACACAGGCTTACGCGCCCCTTTGGGAACGAAGAGCGCAACACGTTTGCGATCATATGCAACGAGCCGCTCTATCAGCATTAAGCCGACGAAGGTCTTACCAAGTCCCACACCATCGCAGAGAAACGCCCCATTGTAGCGGTTCGCAATTTTCATCAGGGCGTGGTAACCCTCTCGTTGATACTGATCAAGGATTGGATAGATTTTGGAGCCGCCATGCTGCTCCCATTCGCTTGCCGTCAGCTCATGGCCACGGAAGAATTCATGGAGCGCTTTAGCGTACACCTCGAAGGGTGAATATTCACGGGTATGACGCTCTATCGTGCGGAGGATATCCGGGGTAACGTCTTCTGCTTCACCCCAATGATCTTCGTACCATTCTTGCAGAACGTTCACAGGTTGTCCTGTGATCTGCACATTGAGTTCTATATTCTCGGTGAGACCCGGACAGGTAAAGTTAGACGATCCTACGAGTGCGCTAGAGCCTATGACCTCAAGTCGAGCGTGCGTAATGTACGCTTTGGCGTGAAACTTGTCTTTACGATAGACCCGGCACTGAATCTTCCCGGAGCGGATAGCCTCGACAATAGCAGGCACCCCAACAAGGAAATCATTCTTTTGTTTTTCTAGTTCCAGACTAGAGTCAAGGCGGTTTGTCACCTTTGTGAGGCCAGCGACGAAAGTATTCTTGGTTCGAAGAGAAACCTCGTCGCCCATCAAGATCCGAATGTTATCGACTTTCTGCCATTCCTCTTTGAGCGCAAGGAGGGACCCAACTTCAAAATAGCCAGTTGCTATATCAATCGATTTGGAAAGCTGACACCAGTCATGAAGATAGCGAACCACCTTCCAGTCTTCATCGCTATTATCAACAATGAAAAGTTCACTCCCAGTTTTATGACTGACGCGTTTTGGCACGGGTATATACTCCCCCTATAGTAGTGACACTATCTCATCAACTCGTGCACTATGTACGCGCTATCATATCATGTCCGGTTCCTCTCGGTTAATCTCATGACGCTGTGCGCTTGAGCCTTTTTACTACCGGACGTCCACGTTGTTGACTCTGCCACAGGTCATAGTCTATTTGCATCCGTAGCCAGGATTTGGGGCTACCTCCCAACCACATCGCCAGTCGGATAGCCATGTCCGCCGATATTCCGGCCCGGCCATTGAGCAAGCGTGATAACTGCACACGCGATATGCCGAGCTGTCGCACGGCATCTGTTACCGAGATTCCT from Deltaproteobacteria bacterium includes these protein-coding regions:
- a CDS encoding helicase, whose protein sequence is MPKRVSHKTGSELFIVDNSDEDWKVVRYLHDWCQLSKSIDIATGYFEVGSLLALKEEWQKVDNIRILMGDEVSLRTKNTFVAGLTKVTNRLDSSLELEKQKNDFLVGVPAIVEAIRSGKIQCRVYRKDKFHAKAYITHARLEVIGSSALVGSSNFTCPGLTENIELNVQITGQPVNVLQEWYEDHWGEAEDVTPDILRTIERHTREYSPFEVYAKALHEFFRGHELTASEWEQHGGSKIYPILDQYQREGYHALMKIANRYNGAFLCDGVGLGKTFVGLMLIERLVAYDRKRVALFVPKGARKPVWEKELRRYLPHLFGDFSNVVVFNHTDLLRGGEFPDRLERIREMADVIVIDEAHHFRNTGVRGEAGERQSRYWQLYDIAEGKAMFLLTATPVNNRLTDLQHMMELFSRRQADYFKDAPLGIHSLPGHFRKMEKELERLIFQQNHSLNGVEINLAEAEQVLVNDALFRSLVVQRSRAYVKKSQLQHGGSLAMFPQREDPKVAEYSVKRTYGRLLSMLEAAFSKEKPLFSLAIYYPLAYYKGSDSSINPLEEGRQREVVGLIRTQFLKRFESSAQSFDMSCQALLLKLLAWVTKHSQTEAEKQRLDRWTRQHKEVIDYVREKQSEFREVEGEWDEEDVIPEELLESIEALNRNEFKVEEILAETFLDLDQLAEFLDELKKFKPSHDDKLKALIKLLKTDPVLKKHKVLIFTEFMDTARYLKQQLINASITGIDEVDSQVNRDRGDIIRQFAPYYNGTSSTLLAEEGLAETRVLISTDVLSEGLNLQDATRLINYELHWNPVRLMQRIGRVDRRMNPEIEARILADHPDQKPLRGRVAYWNFLPPDELDELLRLYQRVSHKTLRISKTFGIEGKKLLSPQDDYEALKDFIEAYEGTTSPSEDMHLEYQQLLNDYPDLPARLDALPGRVFSGKPHPAANTQAVFFCFALPAPGARVQDEERADASVWTEEAGSVKWYLYDLATGKIADEPTEVIGLIRSTPETPRKHDMPNETLSDIRAKLEKHIKNTYLKQVQAPIGVKPILRAWMELS
- a CDS encoding HigA family addiction module antidote protein yields the protein MFNPPHPGEVLKDGVFEGGGISVTDAVRQLGISRVQLSRLLNGRAGISADMAIRLAMWLGGSPKSWLRMQIDYDLWQSQQRGRPVVKRLKRTAS